The following coding sequences are from one Eucalyptus grandis isolate ANBG69807.140 chromosome 11, ASM1654582v1, whole genome shotgun sequence window:
- the LOC104424329 gene encoding LOW QUALITY PROTEIN: cleavage and polyadenylation specificity factor subunit 1 (The sequence of the model RefSeq protein was modified relative to this genomic sequence to represent the inferred CDS: inserted 1 base in 1 codon; substituted 1 base at 1 genomic stop codon) has protein sequence MSYAAYKMMHWPTGIDNCGSGFITHSPSDFPPRIPPSQTDDLEPDYAPPRREIGPVPNLVVTAANVLEVYVVRVQEDGDKDSGEAKRGGAMDGVSGASLELVCHYRLHGNVESMAVLSTGGGNGSRSRDSIILTFQDAKISILEFDDSIHGLRTTSMHCFEGPDWLHLKRGRESFARGPLVKVDPQGRCGGVLVYGLQMIMLKASQVGSGLVGDEDTFESAGAVSIRVESSYIISLRELEMKHVKDFVFVHGYIEPVMVILHERELTWAGRVSWKNHTCMISALSISTTLKQHPLIWSASNLPHDAYKLLAVPSPIGGVLVISANAIHYHSQSASCVLALNSYASSADGSQEMPKSSFSVELDAASATWLLNDVVLLSTKTGELLLLTLVYDGRVVQRLDLAKSKASVLTSGITTIGNSLFFLGSRLGDSLLVQYTCGFGTSKPSSGLKEEVGDIEGDAPLAKRLRRSSSDALQDMVGGEELSIHGLTPSNAESAQKTFSFAVRDSLINIGPLKDFAYGLRINADANATGVAKQSNYELVCCSGHGKNGSLCVLRQSVRPEIITEVELPGCKGIWTVYHKNTRGLDSSKVGVDDDEYHAYLIISLESRTMVLETADLLNEVTESVDYYVQGRTIAAGNLFGRRRVIQVCERGARVLNGSSMTQDLNLVASNSELASESCMVLTVSIADPYVLLKMTDGSIRLLVGDPSTCTVSVVTPATFDGSKKFVSACTLYHDKGPEPWLRKTNPDAWLTTGIDEAIDGADGATQDQGDIYCVVCYESGALEMFDVPNFSCVFSVDKFVSGKMHLVDTFMQEELGDFQKGNLVGSNESAGPGKKENAQSTKVLELAMYRWSGQHSRPFLFAILNDGTILCYHAYLFEGSESGIKNEATVANNNFSSKGINSGSRLRNLRFLRVALDTYTREEMTIGSSCNRVTFFKNIGGYQGLFLSGSRPSWFMVIRERLRIHPQLCDGSIVAFTVFHNVNCNRGLIYVTSQGVLKICQLPSNXQLLTVQNYXPVQKIPLKGTPHQVTYFAEKNLYPLIVSTLVHRPLNQVVSSLVDQEVSHQIENHSLNPDDIHRTYAVDEFEVRILEPEKSGGPWLTKATIPMQNSENALTVRVVTLLNMTTKENETLLAIGTAYVQGEDVAARGRILLFSMGKDTDNPQTLVSEVYSKELKGAISAVASLQGYLLIASGPKIILHKWNGTELTGVAFFDAPPLHVVSLNVVKNFILLGDIHKSIYFLSWKEQGSQLNLLAKDFGSLDCFATEFLIDGSTLSLIVSDEQKNVQVFYYAPKMSESWKGQKLLSRAEFHVGAHVTKFMRLQMLPTSSSQSGPTPVSDKTNRFALLFGTLDGSIGCIAPLDELTFRRLQSLQRKLVDAVPHVAGLNPRSFRQFHSNGKAHRPGPDSIVDCELLYHYELLSLDEQLEIAHQIGTTRSQILSNLNDLVEGTSFL, from the exons GTTGCATGGTAATGTTGAAAGTATGGCAGTACTGTCAACTGGAGGTGGTAATGGTTCCAGGAGCAGAGATTCTATCATTTTAACATTTCAAGATgcaaaaatttccattttggaGTTTGATGATTCGATTCATGGACTTCGCACAAC ATCTATGCATTGTTTTGAGGGTCCAGATTGGCTTCATCTcaaaagagggagagaatcTTTTGCCAGAGGCCCACTGGTGAAGGTTGATCCTCAAGGCAGGTGCGGAGGGGTTCTTGTTTATGGTCTGCAAATGATAATGCTTAAGGCTTCTCAG GTTGGTTCTGGCTTGGTGGGAGATGAGGACACATTTGAATCGGCAGGTGCAGTTTCCATTCGAGTAGAATCATCCTACATAATCAGTCTCCGGGAGTTGGAAATGAAGCATGTAAAAGATTTTGtatttgtacacg GCTATATTGAGCCTGTGATGGTAATACTTCATGAGCGGGAGCTTACATGGGCGGGACGTGTTTCCTGGAAGAACCATACTTGCATGATATCTGCACTCAGCATTAGCACAACCCTGAAGCAGCATCCTCTGATTTGGTCAGCCTCA AATCTCCCTCATGATGCCTACAAGCTTCTTGCAGTACCTTCTCCAATCGGTGGGGTTCTTGTGATTTCTGCTAATGCTATTCATTATCACAGTCAG TCTGCTTCCTGTGTTTTGGCTCTGAATAGTTATGCCAGTTCTGCTGATGGCAG TCAAGAGATGCCAAAGTCGAGTTTCAGTGTTGAGCTTGATGCTGCCAGTGCCACTTGGTTACTGAATGATGTGGTCTTGCTGTCGACCAAAACCGGGGAGTTGTTGCTGCTCACCCTTGTTTATGACGGGCG TGTGGTGCAGCGATTGGATCTTGCAAAGTCAAAGGCTTCTGTGCTTACTTCT GGGATTACAACAATTGGAAATTCCTTATTTTTCCTGGGCAGTCGGTTGGGAGACAGTTTGTTGGTGCAATATACTTGTGGGTTTGGAACCTCAAAGCCTTCATCTGGTTTGAAGGAAGAG GTGGGAGACATTGAAGGTGATGCCCCTCTGGCGAAGAGGTTGCGCAGGTCCTCTTCTGATGCTTTGCAAGACATGGTTGGTGGAGAGGAGCTCTCTATACATGGTTTGACGCCAAGTAATGCAGAATCTGcacag AAAACCTTTTCATTTGCAGTGAGGGACTCTTTGATTAACATCGGCCCTCTGAAAGATTTTGCATATGGTTTGCGGATCAATGCTGATGCTAATGCAACTGGAGTTGCAAAACAAAGCAACTATGAACTG GTGTGTTGTTCTGGTCATGGGAAGAACGGTTCTCTGTGTGTTCTGAGGCAGTCAGTTCGTCCAGAAATAATTACTGAG GTTGAACTACCAGGTTGCAAAGGCATTTGGACCGTCTACCACAAGAACACCCGTGGTTTAGATTCTTCCAAAGTTGGGGTTGATGACGACGAATAtcatgcatatttaattattagtCTGGAAAGTCGTACCATG GTGCTTGAAACGGCTGATCTTCTCAATGAAGTCACTGAAAGTGTTGATTATTATGTGCAAGGACGAACTATTGCTGCTGGGAATCTATTTGGAAG GCGACGAGTTATTCAGGTTTGTGAACGTGGAGCACGTGTCCTCAATGGTTCTTCTATGACACAAGATTTAAACTTAGTGGCCTCTAACTCTGAATTAGCGTCTGAGAGTTGCATGGTCTTAACTGTATCGATTGCTGATCCATATGTCTTACTAAAGATGACTGATGGAAGCATTCGGCTTCTTGTTGGAG ATCCATCTACATGTACTGTTTCTGTTGTGACTCCAGCGACATTTGATGGCTCAAAAAAGTTTGTGTCTGCCTGTACACTCTATCATGATAAAGGTCCAGAACCTTGGCTTAGGAAGACCAATCCTGATGCATGGCTAACTACAGGTATAGATGAGGCCATTGACGGGGCTGATGGTGCAACTCAGGACCAGGGGGATATATATTGTGTGGTTTGCTACGAAAGTGGTGCCCTCGAAATGTTTGATGTTCCCAATTTCAGTTGTGTTTTCTCTGTGGATAAATTTGTGTCTGGAAAGATGCATCTCGTTGATACCttcatgcaagaagaacttgGTGATTTTCAGAAAGGAAATTTGGTAGGTTCTAATGAATCAGCCGGCCcagggaagaaagaaaatgcacAGAGTACAAAGGTTCTAGAGTTGGCCATGTATAGATGGTCTGGACAGCATAGCCGCCCTTTCCTTTTCGCAATATTGAATGATGGGACAATTCTTTGTTATCATGCCTATTTGTTTGAAGGTTCAGAAAGTGGTATAAAAAATGAAGCCACGGTTGCTAATAACAATTTTAGCAGCAAAGGCATTAATAGTGGTTCCAGGCTTAGAAATCTTCGATTCTTACGCGTTGCCTTGGACACATATACAAGAGAAGAGATGACCATAGGAAGCTCGTGCAATAGAGTTACATTCTTCAAGAATATTGGAGGATATCAAGGATTGTTTCTTTCTGGTTCAAGACCTTCTTGGTTTATGGTTATCAGAGAGAGGCTTCGGATTCATCCGCAG TTATGTGATGGATCAATTGTCGCCTTCACTGTTTTCCATAATGTAAACTGTAATCGTGGGCTCATATATGTGACCTCACAG GGTGTTCTAAAAATTTGCCAACTGCCATCTAATTGACAACTATTGACAGTACAAAACT TCCCAGTACAAAAG ATTCCACTGAAAGGAACTCCACATCAAGTTACTTACTTTGCCGAGAAGAATCTGTACCCACTTATAGTTTCAACTCTG GTTCATCGGCCATTGAATCAAGTTGTTTCATCTCTTGTTGATCAAGAAGTTAGCCATCAGATTGAAAATCACAGTCTAAATCCTGATGACATACACCGAACTTATGCAGTTGATGAGTTTGAGGTTCGGATCTTGGAACCAGAAAAGTCTGGAGGACCTTGGCTGACCAAGGCTACAATTCCCATGCAAAATTCTGAGAATGCATTAACCGTGCGTGTTGTAACACTGCTT AATATGACGACAAAGGAAAATGAGACACTTTTAGCTATTGGAACTGCTTATGTTCAAGGTGAGGATGTTGCTGCAAGAGGGCGCATACTTTTGTTTTCTATGGGGAAAGACACTGACAATCCTCAAACTCTG GTTTCAGAGGTTTACTCGAAGGAATTGAAGGGTGCTATATCTGCTGTAGCCTCACTTCAAGGCTATCTACTGATAGCTTCTGGTCCCAAGATAATTTTACACAAATGGAATGGAACTGAATTGACTGGTGTAGCATTTTTTGATGCCCCGCCTCTACACGTTGTTAGCTTGAATGTT GTCAAGAATTTTATTCTACTTGGTGACATCCACAAGAGCATATACTTCCTCAGCTGGAAAGAACAAGGCTCTCAGCTTAACTTGTTGGCCAAAGATTTTGGTTCCTTGGATTGTTTCGCAACGGAGTTTCTAATTGATGGAAGTACATTGAGTCTGATTGTATCCGATGAGCAAAAAAATGTTCAG GTGTTCTATTATGCACCCAAGATGTCTGAGAGTTGGAAGGGACAGAAACTTCTCTCAAGGGCAGAATTTCATGTAGGTGCTCATGTGACAAAATTCATGCGGTTGCAGATGCTTCCTACTTCCTCCAGTCAAAGTGGTCCTACTCCTGTTTCGGACAAGACCAACCGGTTTGCTTTGTTATTTGGTACCCTAGATGGCAGCATTGGCTGCATTGCTCCTCTTGATGAGCTAACCTTCCGTAGACTCCAGTCACTACAGAGAAAGCTTGTTGACGCTGTTCCCCATGTTGCTGGCTTGAATCCAAGATCCTTCCGCCAGTTCCACTCTAATGGGAAAGCACATCGGCCAGGCCCTGACAGTATTGTTGACTGTGAACTGCTTTACCA TTACGAGCTGCTCTCCTTGGATGAACAATTGGAGATAGCGCACCAGATAGGAACAACTCGCTCGCAGATTCTCTCAAATTTGAATGACCTTGTTGAGGGAACAAGTTTCCTATGA
- the LOC104424330 gene encoding protein YLS7 — MTMSSPKGSSAISSFPRSLSVITVAIGGLAVFLMVASLLLVSHPVGSKVRGYFYGVDSLSKIEFAVSPYNDSRAAPSVDNGVDVVSEVPSSKPFSEVHTSSNDSLTSVENKVLEHQVNPVPAVSSGLPSGEEDNSSSKNDKLVENVETANPVSSDAPDGSAYSASGITPAQTISSEGASANTSVEIGCDLYHGSWFYDSLGPLYTNNTCPVLTQMQNCQGNGRPDKEYENWRWKPSQCDLPRFDGKKFLELMRGKTLAFIGDSVARNQMESMLCILWQVEVPKNRGNRKMQRWFFRSTSVMIVRMWSSWLVHQSSEAIDFAPQGVVKLHLDVPDQDIMEFLPKFDVVVLSSGHWFAKQSVYVLDHKIVGGQLWWPNKSRHMKVNNIEAFGISVETILSAIVTHPNYTGVAIVRSYSPDHYEGGAWNTGGSCTGKVRPLAAGELVENGFTNIMHEKQVMGFYRAIKKGSNKSKLRLMDITEAFGYRHDGHPGPYRSPDPNKITKRGPDGKPPPQDCLHWCMPGPVDTWNELVLEVIRRELDGN; from the exons ATGACGATGTCGTCGCCCAAGGGTTCGTCCGCGATCAGCTCGTTCCCGAGGTCGCTCTCGGTAATCACGGTCGCCATCGGAGGGCTCGCCGTGTTCTTGATGGTCGCCTCTTTGCTTCTCGTGTCTCATCCCGTCGGCTCCAAGGTTCGCGGCTACTTTTACGGCGTCGATAGCTTGAGCAAAATAGAATTTGCGGTTTCTCCTTATAACGACAGTAGGGCCGCCCCCTCCGTTGATAACGGCGTAGATGTAGTTAGCGAGGTTCCGTCGTCGAAGCCTTTTTCGGAAGTACACACGAGTTCGAATGATTCTTTAACCTCAGTGGAGAATAAGGTATTGGAACATCAGGTGAACCCAGTTCCAGCCGTCTCGTCCGGATTGCCTTCGGGAGAGGAGGACAATTCCAGTTCTAAGAATGATAAGCTCGTAGAGAACGTCGAAACTGCTAACCCGGTCTCGTCAGATGCGCCTGATGGTTCTGCCTATTCAGCTTCAGGAATTACACCGGCACAGACCATTTCGAGTGAAGGAGCATCTGCAAACACTTCAGTTGAGATTG GCTGTGATCTGTACCATGGAAGTTGGTTTTATGATTCCCTGGGACCATTGTACACAAACAACACCTGCCCAGTTTTGACACAGATGCAGAACTGCCAGGGGAATGGAAGGCCTGATAAGGAGTATGAGAATTGGCGGTGGAAACCATCTCAGTGTGACCTCCCACGATTTGATGGCAAGAAGTTTTTGGAGTTGATGAGAGGAAAGACACTAGCTTTCATTGGCGATTCTGTTGCACGTAATCAGATGGAATCGATGTTATGCATCCTCTGGCAG GTTGAAGTCCCCAAAAACCGGGGAAACCGAAAAATGCAACGATGGTTTTTCAGGTCAACGTCTGTCATGATTGTTCGCATGTGGTCCTCATGGCTTGTGCATCAAAGCTCGGAAGCAATTGATTTTGCTCCACAGGGCGTGGTGAAGCTTCACCTTGATGTCCCTGACCAAGATATAATggaatttcttcccaaatttgatGTGGTCGTTCTTTCCTCTGGCCACTGGTTTGCCAAGCAATCAGTCTATGTCTTGGACCATAAAATTGTCGGTGGACAATTGTggtggcccaacaaatctcgaCATATGAAGGTCAATAATATTGAAGCATTTGGAATATCTGTCGAAACAATCCTCTCTGCTATTGTCACGCATCCTAATTACACTGGGGTAGCCATTGTCCGTTCCTATTCACCTGATCATTATGAGGGTGGAGCTTGGAATACAGGGGGGTCTTGCACTGGGAAGGTGCGGCCCTTAGCGGCCGGGGAGTTGGTGGAAAATGGTTTTACGAATATAATGCATGAGAAACAAGTGATGGGCTTTTATCGTGCAATTAAGAAGGGGAGCAACAAGTCAAAGTTGAGGTTGATGGACATCACCGAGGCTTTTGGATACCGTCACGACGGGCATCCTGGCCCGTACAGAAGCCCTGACCCAAATAAGATCACAAAACGGGGTCCAGATGGAAAGCCTCCACCACAGGATTGCTTACACTGGTGCATGCCTGGTCCAGTTGATACATGGAATGAACTTGTGCTTGAAGTTATTAGGAGAGAGCTTGATGGCAACTGA
- the LOC104424331 gene encoding 65-kDa microtubule-associated protein 3: MSRLQSDPLLEVETTCGTLLCELQIIWDEVGESDVDRDQMLLELEKECLQVYMRKVDQANRYRAQLRQKIADSEAELAAICSAMGERPVHIRQSDQNAGSLKEELKIILPQLEEMRKRKCERRQQFLEVLEQIQSIINELHRSKEHTSSKVVVDESDLSLRKLEELHRQLHALQQEKSNRLKQIQDLMCTLNSLCIVLGLDFKHTVSEVHFSLGNAEGSKDISNRTIEQLASMIQNLREVKLQRMQRLQDLATNLLELWNLMDTPLEEQQMFQNVTCNVAASEHEISEPDALSVASINHVEAEVARLEELKLSKMKELVLKKRSELEEICRKTHLIPEEDSTMKYITEAMESGAADAACVLEQIEVHIAKVKEEAFSRKELLEKVEKWLAACDEECWLEEYNRDENRYNAGRGAHLILKRAEKARSLVNKLPAMVEALSSKTVSWEKERGIEFTYDGIRLLSMLDEYTLLRQEKEQERRRLRDQKKLHGQLVAEQEALYGSKPSPSKVQTTKKTPRISTGGASGKRLSLGGAALQTPKADPLHSLKATPHSRPIKKSERVQKNDRFNNQPDVSAGRRGLDGAGPAAKHSFGAATAHQPESPMRRKPFSPITLKAHRTNSLDNANVIHGEVLQKAFPSNNTFSTPLKKTLQTTDDENMTPRTMPIHVPTTPSTVSVPMHTAMTPDLLNLPSSVGTMTPKEIPEVIEYSFEERRAGFVLPKMNIKSVSHV, from the exons ATGTCTCGCCTTCAAAGCGATCCACTTCTGGAAGTGGAAACAACATGTGGAACACTTCTTTGTGAACTCCAG ATAatttgggatgaagttggggagtCAGATGTAGACAGGGACCAAATGCTTCTTGAACTTGAAAAGGAATGTCTACAAGTATATATGAGAAAGGTAGATCAAGCAAACCGCTATAGAGCTCAGTTAAGACAGAAGATAGCTGATTCCGAAGCAGAACTTGCAGCAATCTGCTCTGCCATGGGGGAGCGGCCAGTACACATAAGGCAG TCTGATCAAAATGCAGGAAGCTTGAAAGAAGAGCTCAAGATAATTCTTCCTCAGTTGGAGGAGATGCGGAAGAGAAAATGTGAGAGAAGGCAACAGTTTCTTGAAGTTCTAGAGCAAATACAGAGTATTATAAATGAATTACATAGGTCGAAAGAACATACTTCTTCTAAAGTAGTTGTGGATGAAAGTGATTTATCTTTGCGGAAGCTTGAAGAACTCCACAGACAGTTGCATGCACTTCAACAAGAGAAG AGCAATCGCTTGAAGCAGATTCAGGATCTCATGTGTACACTGAACTCACTCTGCATCGTACTTGGACTTGACTTCAAGCACACAGTTTCTGAGGTTCATTTCAGTTTAGGTAATGCTGAAGGATCCAAAGATATAAGCAACAGGACGATTGAGCAGTTGGCTTCTATGATTCAAAATCTGCGAGAGGTTAAACTGCAGAGAATGCAGAGG CTTCAAGACCTTGCAACTAACTTGCTGGAACTATGGAATTTGATGGACACACCTCTTGAGGAGCAACAAATGTTTCAAAATGTTACTTGCAATGTAGCTGCTTCTGAACATGAAATAAGCGAGCCTGATGCCCTTTCAGTGGCTTCTATAAATCAT GTTGAGGCAGAAGTAGCTCGGTTGGAAGAATTGAAGTTGAGCAAAATGAAAGAGCTTGTTTTAAAGAAGAGGTCAGAGCTTGAGGAGATTTGTAGGAAGACACATCTGATCCCTGAAGAAGACAGTACTATGAAATATATCACTGAAGCTATGGAGTCTG GAGCTGCGGACGCTGCTTGTGTACTTGAACAAATTGAAGTTCATATTGCGAAAGTCAAAGAGGAAGCTTTTAGCCGGAAAGAATTGCTTGAAAAGGTTGAGAAATGGTTAGCTGCATGTGATGAGGAGTGCTGGCTTGAAGAGTACAACAGG GATGAAAATAGATATAATGCTGGAAGAGGGGCCCATCTTATTCTTAAACGTGCGGAGAAAGCTCGATCACTGGTTAATAAATTACCAG CAATGGTTGAGGCCTTATCTTCGAAAACTGTATCATGGGAGAAGGAAAGAGGGATTGAGTTCACCTATGATGGC ATCCGACTACTCTCAATGCTTGATGAGTATACCCTTCTACGGCAAGAGAAAGAACAAGAACGTCGTAGGCTGCGG GATCAAAAAAAGCTTCACGGACAGCTGGTAGCAGAACAAGAAGCATTATACGGGTCAAAACCTAGCCCCTCAAAAGTTCAAACTACGAAAAAAACTCCTAGAATATCAACTGGTGGGGCGAGTGGCAAAAGACTTTCTCTCGGAGGAGCAGCGCTTCAAACTCCTAAAGCTGATCCACTTCACTCTTTAAAAGCTACGCCTCATTCTCGTCCTATAAAGAAGAGTGAGAGGGTTCAGAAAAATGACAGATTTAATAATCAACCAGATGTTTCAGCTG GTAGGAGAGGCTTGGATGGGGCTGGCCCTGCTGCAAAACACTCATTTGGTGCAGCAACTGCTCATCAACCCGAGTCGCCCATGAGACGCAAACCCTTCTCACCCATCACCTTAAAGGCCCACAGGACAAACTCCTTGGACAATGCAAACGTAATACATGGAGAGGTGTTACAGAAAGCATTTCCAAGTAACAACACATTTTCAACTCCCTTGAAGAAGACTCTTCAGACAACTGATGACGAAAATATGACTCCCAGGACAATGCCAATTCATGTTCCGACCACACCCTCCACAGTGTCAGTTCCTATGCACACTGCTATGACCCCAGATCTTCTGAACTTGCCTTCTAGTGTGGGTACCATGACTCCGAAAGAAATTCCTGAGGTGATAGAATACTCTTTTGAAGAACGAAGAGCTGGATTCGTGCTTCCTAAAATGAATATCAAGTCAGTTAGTCATGTCTGA
- the LOC104424332 gene encoding AT-hook motif nuclear-localized protein 6, with translation MLMEEREETSSEFEGEEGAECFRIEPRTENANQIDGPAMVVDLPAVTVPPTSVAVPVMKVLKKRGRPRKSGHDGVALSPMPISASIPLNGEFSAWEKGKGTSVDMMMKKHKVKYESPGKGVAYFVDANFTPHVLDVNPGEDVMMKVMSFSRQGSRAICILSANGTISNVSLCQPTSCGGTSTYEGCFEILSLSGSFAPIINGGTISKSGGMSVSLSGPDGHVIGGGLAGLLVAAGPVQVIVGSFLSGQQMEEKPKRQKLEPVSNGVVTVSRATCDEEPLGAYGGVKTIVTSWSSFNEENINPINNLMSFAVDNKLSFSQ, from the exons ATGttaatggaggagagagaggaaacaagTTCTGAATTTGAGGGAGAGGAAGGCGCAGAGTGCTTCAGAATTGAACCGAGAACTGAAAATGCTAACCAAATTGATGGGCCGGCAATGGTGGTTGATTTACCGGCTGTGACTGTGCCGCCAACGAGTGTGGCAGTGCCTGTCATGAAAGTCctgaaaaagagagggaggccACGGAAGTCTGGTCATGATGGAGTGGCATTGTCGCCAATGCCGATTTCAGCTTCGATTCCCTTGAATGGTGAATTTTCAGCATGGGAAAAAGGCAAAGGGACATCAGTGgacatgatgatgaagaagcatAAGGTCAAGTATGAAAGTCCAG GAAAGGGGGTTGCATACTTTGTTGATGCCAATTTCACGCCTCATGTGCTTGATGTCAACCCCGGTGAG GATGTCATGATGAAGGTTATGTCATTCTCTCGACAAGGATCTCGAGCTATTTGTATTCTCTCTGCAAACGGTACAATTTCAAATGTATCACTTTGTCAGCCTACTTCTTGTGGGGGTACTTCAACATATGAG ggttgCTTCGAAATTCTTTCCCTGTCTGGATCATTTGCGCCTATCATCAATGGGGGAACGATAAGCAAGTCTGGTGGGATGAGTGTCTCTTTGTCAGGCCCAGACGGTCATGTTATTGGGGGAGGGCTAGCTGGTCTATTGGTAGCTGCTGGCCCTGTGCAG GTGATAGTCGGAAGTTTCTTATCAGGTCAACAGATGGAAGAGAAGCCAAAGAGGCAAAAACTTGAGCCCGTGTCAAATGGAGTTGTTACTGTTTCCCGCGCCACCTGTGATGAAGAGCCATTGGGTGCATATGGTGGAGTTAAGACAATTGTTACATCGTGGTCCTCCTTCAATGAAGAGAATATTAATCCTATCAATAACTTGATGAGTTTCGCTGTTGACAATAAATTGTCTTTCTCTcaataa
- the LOC104424333 gene encoding hypersensitive-induced response protein 4 has protein sequence MGNTWCGACACVDQAGIGVVERWGRYERLAQPGLHFFNPFAGELLAGILSTRIQSLEVRIETKTKDNVFVQLICSIQYRVVKMNADDAFYELQNPQEQIQAYVFDVVRAIVPRMTLDELFEQKGEVAKAVLEELEKVMGAYGYSIEHILMVDIIPDASVRRAMNEINAAQRLQLASVYKGEAEKVLMVKKAEAEAEAKYLGGVGVAKQRQAITDGLRENILNFSHKVEGASAKEVMDLIMITQYFDTIKDLGNSSKNTTVFIPHGPGHVRDIGDQIRNGLMEAASANIET, from the exons atggggaacACATGGTGCGGAGCGTGCGCCTGCGTGGACCAGGCGGGCATCGGCGTGGTGGAGAGATGGGGCCGCTACGAGAGGCTGGCGCAGCCCGGCCTCCACTTCTTCAACCCCTTCGCCGGCGAGCTCCTCGCCGGCATCCTCTCCACCCGGATCCAATCCCTCGAAGTCCGTATCGAGACCAAAACTAAG GATAATGTCTTCGTGCAACTCATATGCTCAATCCAATATCGAGTGGTCAAAATGAACGCCGATGATGCATTTTATGAACTGCAAAATCCTCAGGAGCAAATTCAGGCTTATGTCTTTGATG TGGTTCGAGCTATTGTTCCAAGGATGACCTTAGATGAGCTATTTGAACAAAAGGGTGAGGTTGCAAAAGCTGTCTTGGAGGAACTCGAGAAG GTGATGGGAGCATATGGTTACAGTATAGAGCACATACTCATGGTTGATATCATACCCGATGCCTCTGTGCGCAGAGCAATGAATGAGATAAATGCAG CTCAGAGGCTTCAGCTTGCTAGTGTATACAAGGGTGAAGCTGAAAAGGTGCTAATGGTGAAGAAAGCAGAAGCTGAGGCTGAAGCCAAGTATCTGGGAGGAGTTGGTGTAGCCAAGCAGAGGCAGGCCATTACTGATGGCTTGAGAGAAAACATCTTAAATTTCTCTCACAAAGTGGAAGGTGCCTCCGCCAAAGAGGTGATGGATCTTATCATGATCACTCAATACTTTGACACTATTAAAGATCTCGGCAACTCTTCCAAAAACACCACAGTTTTTATCCCCCATGGCCCCGGTCACGTTAGGGACATTGGTGACCAGATACGCAATGGCCTGATGGAAGCAGCTAGTGCCAATATAGAGACTTAG